In Xenopus laevis strain J_2021 chromosome 2S, Xenopus_laevis_v10.1, whole genome shotgun sequence, a genomic segment contains:
- the kbtbd7.S gene encoding kelch repeat and BTB domain-containing protein 7 translates to MAASSVSDLFSGPELLEDPAHASALLAQLKSFYDARLLCDVTIRVLGGRGPDELVAGGGEAESGRSFSCNRNILSAACPYFKSMFTGGLYESKQQQVTLHDMDPESMALIIDYCYTGRVTVTEANVQRLYAAADMLQLEYVRQACAGYLARRLDVHNCASILRFADAFDHPELRSRSLAFMARHFEQLSFGDELCELSLAQLKEVLTMDNLDVTSERLVCSAALRWLEAGPKERAAMSQEILRCVRWQHFTDKDRVYLEGLRAKSFVRKHCHQYLDAVLQDKDGKAPPVGLPCQEGSPLRRIGMLAKEMVIFFGHRKEPFLCYDPYSGDIYTMPSPLTNLALGKAMTSSAVCVSPENDLYLATQPMKQLWVYSPIQNNWQLLAERLICREGMDVAYLNGYVYIVGGREPSTGAKIKEVECYSVQRNQWSLVAPLPHSFYSFELVTVNDYLYAVSNKRMLCYDPACNQWLNCASLKRCDFQEACVFNDEIYCICDIPVVKVYNPARGEWRRICEIPAEGNTNNYQIVRHGSKLLLITCTTVQWKKNRVTVHEYDVTNDRWINIGTMLGLLHYDCSFICLSARVYPSCLEPGQSYITEEEDVRSESSTDWMDGFSEIDSESDSLSSFSEDEWPRVAVARHRIYVEGAF, encoded by the coding sequence ATGGCTGCCTCCTCGGTTTCCGATCTGTTTTCGGGGCCGGAGTTACTGGAAGACCCGGCTCACGCctctgcactgttggctcagctgaAATCATTTTACGACGCTCGATTGTTGTGCGATGTGACTATACGAGTGTTGGGGGGCAGAGGCCCCGATGAGCTTGTTGCAGGAGGAGGAGAAGCGGAGAGCGGCCGGAGCTTTAGCTGCAACCGGAACATTCTGTCTGCGGCCTGCCCTTACTTCAAAAGTATGTTCACTGGAGGCTTGTACGAGAGCAAGCAGCAGCAGGTCACTCTGCACGACATGGACCCGGAGTCTATGGCTCTGATCATTGATTATTGTTACACGGGCAGGGTGACTGTGACCGAAGCCAACGTGCAGCGTCTGTATGCCGCCGCCGATATGCTGCAGCTGGAGTACGTGCGACAGGCCTGTGCTGGTTACTTAGCCCGGCGCCTGGATGTGCACAACTGCGCCAGTATACTTCGCTTTGCCGATGCCTTTGACCACCCCGAGCTGAGATCCCGCTCCCTGGCCTTCATGGCTCGTCACTTTGAGCAGCTGTCATTCGGGGATGAGCTGTGTGAGCTGAGTCTGGCCCAGCTGAAGGAGGTACTGACTATGGACAATCTGGATGTGACCAGTGAGAGGCTTGTGTGTAGCGCAGCCCTGCGTTGGCTTGAGGCAGGCCCAAAGGAAAGGGCAGCAATGAGCCAGGAGATATTGCGCTGTGTGCGCTGGCAGCACTTTACAGACAAGGACCGGGTGTATCTGGAGGGGCTCAGGGCTAAATCATTTGTGCGCAAACACTGCCATCAGTATTTGGATGCTGTCCTGCAGGATAAAGATGGCAAAGCCCCTCCTGTTGGATTGCCGTGCCAGGAAGGAAGCCCACTCAGAAGGATCGGGATGCTCGCCAAGGAGATGGTTATATTCTTTGGCCATCGCAAGGAGCCTTTTTTATGTTATGACCCCTACTCAGGTGATATATACACCATGCCATCTCCGCTGACCAACTTGGCGCTTGGCAAAGCCATGACGTCCTCTGCTGTTTGTGTGTCGCCTGAAAACGACTTGTACCTGGCCACCCAACCAATGAAGCAGCTGTGGGTGTATAGCCCCATTCAGAACAACTGGCAGCTGCTGGCCGAAAGGCTCATCTGCAGAGAAGGCATGGACGTGGCCTACCTTAATGGCTATGTTTATATTGTCGGAGGCCGTGAGCCATCCACGGGTGCCAAGATTAAGGAGGTCGAGTGCTACAGCGTGCAGAGGAACCAGTGGTCTCTAGTGGCCCCTCtgccacattcattttattcatttgaGCTTGTGACTGTCAACGACTACTTGTATGCGGTCAGTAACAAAAGGATGCTATGCTATGACCCTGCCTGCAACCAATGGCTTAACTGTGCCTCTCTAAAGCGCTGCGACTTCCAGGAAGCGTGTGTCTTTAATGATGAAATATACTGCATTTGTGACATCCCAGTGGTGAAGGTGTACAATCCCGCCAGAGGGGAGTGGAGGCGAATATGTGAAATCCCAGCTGAGGGCAATACAAATAACTATCAAATCGTACGGCATGGTTCCAAACTCCTCCTAATCACATGCACCACGGTGCAGTGGAAGAAGAACCGCGTAACTGTGCATGAGTACGATGTGACTAACGATCGCTGGATAAATATTGGCACAATGCTGGGCCTTCTGCATTATGACTGTAGCTTCATATGCCTCTCCGCTCGGGTATATCCATCCTGCTTGGAGCCAGGGCAGAGTTACATAACGGAGGAGGAGGATGTGCGCAGTGAGTCTAGCACTGACTGGATGGATGGCTTTAGTGAGATAGACTCGGAATCTGACAGCCTTAGCTCCTTTTCAGAGGATGAATGGCCAAGAGTGGCAGTAGCACGACATCGGATATACGTTGAGGGCGCCTTCTAA
- the LOC108709785 gene encoding peptide chain release factor 1, mitochondrial isoform X4 — MKPLQCVGQLRKCITFIPLRKAKTSYATGPFYSGLLLPNVHSALQRLGDHPQRSCFQNTCTLWECEKVQNYLESLSKEHERLTEMLGLPSVREDDRRSVSKRHSELSPLIGLLRDIKETQQEVRELELMCADSREEGQMLALALEEKDILKQNINKLHGKLLQALLPHEKYDMNDAVLEVTSGRTTGGDICQQFTKEVFDMYQNYAYYKSWSFEILNYSPAEYGGLHHAAARISGEGVYKRLKYEGGTHRVQRIPEVGLSSRMQRIHTGTMTVIVLPQPDEVMVKIDSKDLRIDTFRSKGAGGQHVNTTDSAVRIVHMPTGIAVECQQERSQLLNKEKALRILRTKLYEQTVEQELLERRSARKLQVGTRAQSERIRTYNFTQDRLTDHRIHYEVRNLKEFLSGEELLDELLQRLQESADTEAIMELIENYSATQGT; from the exons ATGAAACCTCTGCAGTGTGTTGGACAATTGAGGAAATGCATCACTTTTATTCCCCTTCGTAAGGCAAAGACTTCTTATGCAACTGGGCCCTTTTACTCGGGTTTACTACTCCCAAATGTGCATTCTGCACTACAACGGCTTGGAGATCATCCACAAAGATCATGTTTTCAGAATACTTGTACTCTGTGGGAATGTGAAAAAGTTCAAAATTATTTGGAGTCCTTAAGCAAAGAGCATGAACGTTTAACTGAAATGCTGGGCCTTCCTTCAGTAAGAGAAGATGATCGTAGGTCTGTTAGCAAGAGACACTCTGAATTGTCTCCTCTTATTGGTCTTCTAAGAGATATTAAGGAGACACAGCAAGAAGTCAGAGAACTGGAATTAATGTGTGCTG ACAGCAGAGAGGAGGGTCAAATGCTTGCCCTTGCTCTAGAAGAAAAGGATATTCTGAAGCAAAATATTAACAAATTACATGGAAAG CTACTGCAGGCTTTATTACCACATGAGAAATATGATATGAACGATGCAGTGCTGGAAGTCACATCTGGCAGAACAACTGGAG GTGACATTTGCCAGCAATTTACAAAAGAAGTTTTTGACATGTACCAGAATTATGCCTATTACAAGTCTTGGTcatttgaaattttgaattattcCCCTGCTGAATATG gtggacTACATCATGCCGCAGCACGGATTTCAGGAGAGGGTGTGTATAAGCGTTTGAAGTATGAAGGAGGCACTCACAGAGTGCAGAGAATTCCTGAGGTGGGCCTCTCTTCTAGGATGCAGAGAATTCACACTGGAACCATGACCGTAATTGTGCTTCCACAGCCTGATGAG GTGATGGTTAAAATTGATTCCAAAGACCTGCGTATTGATACTTTCCGATCAAAAGGCGCAGGAGGACAGCATGTAAATACAACGGACAGTGCCGTGAGGATTGTTCATATGCCAACAG GTATAGCCGTTGAATGCCAACAGGAGCGCTCACAACTTTTAAACAAGGAAAAAGCTCTACGGATTCTGAGAACTAAGCTGTATGAACAGACCGTAGAACAGGAATTGTTGGAGAGGCGCAGTGCAAGGAAGTTACAG GTAGGCACAAGAGCTCAGTCTGAAAGAATTCGAACATACAACTTTACCCAAGATAGACTGACTGATCACAGAATACACTATGAAGTTCGCAATCTTAAG GAATTCTTGAGTGGTGAAGAACTTTTAGATGAGCTACTACAAAGGTTACAAGAATCCGCTGATACTGAGGCTATAATGGAGCTTATAGAAAACTATTCTGCAACACAGGGAACATGA
- the LOC108709785 gene encoding peptide chain release factor 1, mitochondrial isoform X1 yields the protein MSRFIWKRFSVCSSIVSHVYLFIKGNAKMKPLQCVGQLRKCITFIPLRKAKTSYATGPFYSGLLLPNVHSALQRLGDHPQRSCFQNTCTLWECEKVQNYLESLSKEHERLTEMLGLPSVREDDRRSVSKRHSELSPLIGLLRDIKETQQEVRELELMCADSREEGQMLALALEEKDILKQNINKLHGKLLQALLPHEKYDMNDAVLEVTSGRTTGGDICQQFTKEVFDMYQNYAYYKSWSFEILNYSPAEYGGLHHAAARISGEGVYKRLKYEGGTHRVQRIPEVGLSSRMQRIHTGTMTVIVLPQPDEVMVKIDSKDLRIDTFRSKGAGGQHVNTTDSAVRIVHMPTGIAVECQQERSQLLNKEKALRILRTKLYEQTVEQELLERRSARKLQVGTRAQSERIRTYNFTQDRLTDHRIHYEVRNLKEFLSGEELLDELLQRLQESADTEAIMELIENYSATQGT from the exons ATGTCCAGGTTTATATGGAAGAGGTTTTCAGTCTGCAGCTCTATAGTGAGCCATGTTTATCTTTTTAT aaaaggaaatGCCAAAATGAAACCTCTGCAGTGTGTTGGACAATTGAGGAAATGCATCACTTTTATTCCCCTTCGTAAGGCAAAGACTTCTTATGCAACTGGGCCCTTTTACTCGGGTTTACTACTCCCAAATGTGCATTCTGCACTACAACGGCTTGGAGATCATCCACAAAGATCATGTTTTCAGAATACTTGTACTCTGTGGGAATGTGAAAAAGTTCAAAATTATTTGGAGTCCTTAAGCAAAGAGCATGAACGTTTAACTGAAATGCTGGGCCTTCCTTCAGTAAGAGAAGATGATCGTAGGTCTGTTAGCAAGAGACACTCTGAATTGTCTCCTCTTATTGGTCTTCTAAGAGATATTAAGGAGACACAGCAAGAAGTCAGAGAACTGGAATTAATGTGTGCTG ACAGCAGAGAGGAGGGTCAAATGCTTGCCCTTGCTCTAGAAGAAAAGGATATTCTGAAGCAAAATATTAACAAATTACATGGAAAG CTACTGCAGGCTTTATTACCACATGAGAAATATGATATGAACGATGCAGTGCTGGAAGTCACATCTGGCAGAACAACTGGAG GTGACATTTGCCAGCAATTTACAAAAGAAGTTTTTGACATGTACCAGAATTATGCCTATTACAAGTCTTGGTcatttgaaattttgaattattcCCCTGCTGAATATG gtggacTACATCATGCCGCAGCACGGATTTCAGGAGAGGGTGTGTATAAGCGTTTGAAGTATGAAGGAGGCACTCACAGAGTGCAGAGAATTCCTGAGGTGGGCCTCTCTTCTAGGATGCAGAGAATTCACACTGGAACCATGACCGTAATTGTGCTTCCACAGCCTGATGAG GTGATGGTTAAAATTGATTCCAAAGACCTGCGTATTGATACTTTCCGATCAAAAGGCGCAGGAGGACAGCATGTAAATACAACGGACAGTGCCGTGAGGATTGTTCATATGCCAACAG GTATAGCCGTTGAATGCCAACAGGAGCGCTCACAACTTTTAAACAAGGAAAAAGCTCTACGGATTCTGAGAACTAAGCTGTATGAACAGACCGTAGAACAGGAATTGTTGGAGAGGCGCAGTGCAAGGAAGTTACAG GTAGGCACAAGAGCTCAGTCTGAAAGAATTCGAACATACAACTTTACCCAAGATAGACTGACTGATCACAGAATACACTATGAAGTTCGCAATCTTAAG GAATTCTTGAGTGGTGAAGAACTTTTAGATGAGCTACTACAAAGGTTACAAGAATCCGCTGATACTGAGGCTATAATGGAGCTTATAGAAAACTATTCTGCAACACAGGGAACATGA
- the LOC108709785 gene encoding peptide chain release factor 1, mitochondrial isoform X2, with the protein MMGVVVCSPVTLPGKQVRETRKGNAKMKPLQCVGQLRKCITFIPLRKAKTSYATGPFYSGLLLPNVHSALQRLGDHPQRSCFQNTCTLWECEKVQNYLESLSKEHERLTEMLGLPSVREDDRRSVSKRHSELSPLIGLLRDIKETQQEVRELELMCADSREEGQMLALALEEKDILKQNINKLHGKLLQALLPHEKYDMNDAVLEVTSGRTTGGDICQQFTKEVFDMYQNYAYYKSWSFEILNYSPAEYGGLHHAAARISGEGVYKRLKYEGGTHRVQRIPEVGLSSRMQRIHTGTMTVIVLPQPDEVMVKIDSKDLRIDTFRSKGAGGQHVNTTDSAVRIVHMPTGIAVECQQERSQLLNKEKALRILRTKLYEQTVEQELLERRSARKLQVGTRAQSERIRTYNFTQDRLTDHRIHYEVRNLKEFLSGEELLDELLQRLQESADTEAIMELIENYSATQGT; encoded by the exons atgatgggagttgtagtttgcagTCCTGTGACCCTGCCTGGCAAGCAGGTGAGAGAGACACG aaaaggaaatGCCAAAATGAAACCTCTGCAGTGTGTTGGACAATTGAGGAAATGCATCACTTTTATTCCCCTTCGTAAGGCAAAGACTTCTTATGCAACTGGGCCCTTTTACTCGGGTTTACTACTCCCAAATGTGCATTCTGCACTACAACGGCTTGGAGATCATCCACAAAGATCATGTTTTCAGAATACTTGTACTCTGTGGGAATGTGAAAAAGTTCAAAATTATTTGGAGTCCTTAAGCAAAGAGCATGAACGTTTAACTGAAATGCTGGGCCTTCCTTCAGTAAGAGAAGATGATCGTAGGTCTGTTAGCAAGAGACACTCTGAATTGTCTCCTCTTATTGGTCTTCTAAGAGATATTAAGGAGACACAGCAAGAAGTCAGAGAACTGGAATTAATGTGTGCTG ACAGCAGAGAGGAGGGTCAAATGCTTGCCCTTGCTCTAGAAGAAAAGGATATTCTGAAGCAAAATATTAACAAATTACATGGAAAG CTACTGCAGGCTTTATTACCACATGAGAAATATGATATGAACGATGCAGTGCTGGAAGTCACATCTGGCAGAACAACTGGAG GTGACATTTGCCAGCAATTTACAAAAGAAGTTTTTGACATGTACCAGAATTATGCCTATTACAAGTCTTGGTcatttgaaattttgaattattcCCCTGCTGAATATG gtggacTACATCATGCCGCAGCACGGATTTCAGGAGAGGGTGTGTATAAGCGTTTGAAGTATGAAGGAGGCACTCACAGAGTGCAGAGAATTCCTGAGGTGGGCCTCTCTTCTAGGATGCAGAGAATTCACACTGGAACCATGACCGTAATTGTGCTTCCACAGCCTGATGAG GTGATGGTTAAAATTGATTCCAAAGACCTGCGTATTGATACTTTCCGATCAAAAGGCGCAGGAGGACAGCATGTAAATACAACGGACAGTGCCGTGAGGATTGTTCATATGCCAACAG GTATAGCCGTTGAATGCCAACAGGAGCGCTCACAACTTTTAAACAAGGAAAAAGCTCTACGGATTCTGAGAACTAAGCTGTATGAACAGACCGTAGAACAGGAATTGTTGGAGAGGCGCAGTGCAAGGAAGTTACAG GTAGGCACAAGAGCTCAGTCTGAAAGAATTCGAACATACAACTTTACCCAAGATAGACTGACTGATCACAGAATACACTATGAAGTTCGCAATCTTAAG GAATTCTTGAGTGGTGAAGAACTTTTAGATGAGCTACTACAAAGGTTACAAGAATCCGCTGATACTGAGGCTATAATGGAGCTTATAGAAAACTATTCTGCAACACAGGGAACATGA
- the LOC108709785 gene encoding peptide chain release factor 1, mitochondrial isoform X5 yields MNDAVLEVTSGRTTGGDICQQFTKEVFDMYQNYAYYKSWSFEILNYSPAEYGGLHHAAARISGEGVYKRLKYEGGTHRVQRIPEVGLSSRMQRIHTGTMTVIVLPQPDEVMVKIDSKDLRIDTFRSKGAGGQHVNTTDSAVRIVHMPTGIAVECQQERSQLLNKEKALRILRTKLYEQTVEQELLERRSARKLQVGTRAQSERIRTYNFTQDRLTDHRIHYEVRNLKEFLSGEELLDELLQRLQESADTEAIMELIENYSATQGT; encoded by the exons ATGAACGATGCAGTGCTGGAAGTCACATCTGGCAGAACAACTGGAG GTGACATTTGCCAGCAATTTACAAAAGAAGTTTTTGACATGTACCAGAATTATGCCTATTACAAGTCTTGGTcatttgaaattttgaattattcCCCTGCTGAATATG gtggacTACATCATGCCGCAGCACGGATTTCAGGAGAGGGTGTGTATAAGCGTTTGAAGTATGAAGGAGGCACTCACAGAGTGCAGAGAATTCCTGAGGTGGGCCTCTCTTCTAGGATGCAGAGAATTCACACTGGAACCATGACCGTAATTGTGCTTCCACAGCCTGATGAG GTGATGGTTAAAATTGATTCCAAAGACCTGCGTATTGATACTTTCCGATCAAAAGGCGCAGGAGGACAGCATGTAAATACAACGGACAGTGCCGTGAGGATTGTTCATATGCCAACAG GTATAGCCGTTGAATGCCAACAGGAGCGCTCACAACTTTTAAACAAGGAAAAAGCTCTACGGATTCTGAGAACTAAGCTGTATGAACAGACCGTAGAACAGGAATTGTTGGAGAGGCGCAGTGCAAGGAAGTTACAG GTAGGCACAAGAGCTCAGTCTGAAAGAATTCGAACATACAACTTTACCCAAGATAGACTGACTGATCACAGAATACACTATGAAGTTCGCAATCTTAAG GAATTCTTGAGTGGTGAAGAACTTTTAGATGAGCTACTACAAAGGTTACAAGAATCCGCTGATACTGAGGCTATAATGGAGCTTATAGAAAACTATTCTGCAACACAGGGAACATGA
- the LOC108709785 gene encoding peptide chain release factor 1, mitochondrial isoform X3 has product MSRFIWKRFSVCSSIVSHVYLFIKGNAKMKPLQCVGQLRKCITFIPLRKAKTSYATGPFYSGLLLPNVHSALQRLGDHPQRSCFQNTCTLWECEKVQNYLESLSKEHERLTEMLGLPSVREDDRRSVSKRHSELSPLIGLLRDIKETQQEVRELELMCADSREEGQMLALALEEKDILKQNINKLHGKLLQALLPHEKYDMNDAVLEVTSGRTTGGDICQQFTKEVFDMYQNYAYYKSWSFEILNYSPAEYGGLHHAAARISGEGVYKRLKYEGGTHRVQRIPEVGLSSRMQRIHTGTMTVIVLPQPDEVMVKIDSKDLRIDTFRSKGAGGQHVNTTDSAVRIVHMPTGIAVECQQERSQLLNKEKALRILRTKLYEQTVEQELLERRSARKLQVGTRAQSERIRTYNFTQDRLTDHRIHYEVRNLKVYHTLSVFLHLT; this is encoded by the exons ATGTCCAGGTTTATATGGAAGAGGTTTTCAGTCTGCAGCTCTATAGTGAGCCATGTTTATCTTTTTAT aaaaggaaatGCCAAAATGAAACCTCTGCAGTGTGTTGGACAATTGAGGAAATGCATCACTTTTATTCCCCTTCGTAAGGCAAAGACTTCTTATGCAACTGGGCCCTTTTACTCGGGTTTACTACTCCCAAATGTGCATTCTGCACTACAACGGCTTGGAGATCATCCACAAAGATCATGTTTTCAGAATACTTGTACTCTGTGGGAATGTGAAAAAGTTCAAAATTATTTGGAGTCCTTAAGCAAAGAGCATGAACGTTTAACTGAAATGCTGGGCCTTCCTTCAGTAAGAGAAGATGATCGTAGGTCTGTTAGCAAGAGACACTCTGAATTGTCTCCTCTTATTGGTCTTCTAAGAGATATTAAGGAGACACAGCAAGAAGTCAGAGAACTGGAATTAATGTGTGCTG ACAGCAGAGAGGAGGGTCAAATGCTTGCCCTTGCTCTAGAAGAAAAGGATATTCTGAAGCAAAATATTAACAAATTACATGGAAAG CTACTGCAGGCTTTATTACCACATGAGAAATATGATATGAACGATGCAGTGCTGGAAGTCACATCTGGCAGAACAACTGGAG GTGACATTTGCCAGCAATTTACAAAAGAAGTTTTTGACATGTACCAGAATTATGCCTATTACAAGTCTTGGTcatttgaaattttgaattattcCCCTGCTGAATATG gtggacTACATCATGCCGCAGCACGGATTTCAGGAGAGGGTGTGTATAAGCGTTTGAAGTATGAAGGAGGCACTCACAGAGTGCAGAGAATTCCTGAGGTGGGCCTCTCTTCTAGGATGCAGAGAATTCACACTGGAACCATGACCGTAATTGTGCTTCCACAGCCTGATGAG GTGATGGTTAAAATTGATTCCAAAGACCTGCGTATTGATACTTTCCGATCAAAAGGCGCAGGAGGACAGCATGTAAATACAACGGACAGTGCCGTGAGGATTGTTCATATGCCAACAG GTATAGCCGTTGAATGCCAACAGGAGCGCTCACAACTTTTAAACAAGGAAAAAGCTCTACGGATTCTGAGAACTAAGCTGTATGAACAGACCGTAGAACAGGAATTGTTGGAGAGGCGCAGTGCAAGGAAGTTACAG GTAGGCACAAGAGCTCAGTCTGAAAGAATTCGAACATACAACTTTACCCAAGATAGACTGACTGATCACAGAATACACTATGAAGTTCGCAATCTTAAGGTataccatactctgtctgtgtttCTACACTTGACTTAA